From Sphaerochaeta sp., a single genomic window includes:
- the hisS gene encoding histidine--tRNA ligase, translating to MPETEIGKKAIIAKLERNFSTYGFVPIDTPVLEYTDVLLGKGGGETDKQIFRFKDNGERDVAMRFDLTVPFARFMAAHLAELPLPFKRFHIDKVWRGENPQKGRFREFTQCDFDIVGVDNAEADFEILSMMDSSFAMLGIPGYTFHVAHRGLFNAFLQHIGVESQTTEILRTVDKLRKIGAEETKAELAALTKDQAKAQAIMQFITKPEEAESFPQTLARLSQLAGGEQTHTARMEKIYSYLADDGIAGHFVYDPSITRGLDYYTGIVYETFLDGMDQFGSVCSGGRYNNLASLYTKQELPGVGSSIGLDRLIAALTELKSPLLSASSAADVIIFAMDENLRPWYHQLARAMRNAGLRVDEYLLENKKIGAQFKYAEQQRIPYALICGSNEHDADKVTLKNLLDRENKQMISLEEAIETIRKGS from the coding sequence ATGCCGGAAACGGAAATCGGAAAAAAAGCGATCATCGCGAAACTGGAACGGAATTTCTCCACCTATGGGTTCGTCCCGATCGACACTCCGGTGCTGGAATACACCGATGTGCTGCTTGGCAAAGGCGGCGGAGAGACGGACAAGCAGATTTTCCGGTTCAAGGACAACGGGGAACGTGATGTGGCGATGCGCTTTGACCTGACCGTCCCGTTCGCCCGGTTCATGGCGGCCCATCTGGCGGAGCTTCCCCTTCCGTTCAAACGATTTCATATCGACAAAGTGTGGCGCGGCGAGAATCCCCAGAAAGGAAGATTCCGGGAATTCACCCAATGTGATTTCGACATCGTCGGCGTGGACAACGCCGAGGCGGATTTTGAAATCCTTTCCATGATGGATTCTTCCTTCGCCATGCTGGGAATTCCCGGCTATACGTTCCATGTCGCACACCGGGGGTTGTTCAACGCATTCCTCCAACATATCGGCGTGGAAAGTCAGACGACTGAAATCCTCCGGACGGTGGACAAACTGCGGAAAATCGGAGCTGAGGAGACCAAGGCGGAACTTGCCGCACTGACCAAAGACCAGGCAAAGGCCCAGGCCATCATGCAGTTCATCACCAAACCGGAAGAAGCTGAAAGCTTCCCCCAGACGTTGGCACGACTCTCCCAGCTTGCCGGCGGAGAGCAGACCCACACGGCGCGGATGGAAAAGATTTATTCCTATCTGGCTGATGACGGCATTGCCGGCCACTTCGTCTATGATCCTTCCATCACCCGTGGCCTGGACTACTACACCGGCATCGTCTATGAAACGTTCCTGGATGGAATGGACCAGTTCGGTTCGGTCTGTTCCGGCGGACGGTACAACAACCTCGCTTCGCTGTACACCAAGCAGGAACTGCCCGGTGTCGGTTCGTCCATCGGGCTTGACCGCCTGATCGCCGCGCTGACCGAACTGAAAAGCCCGCTGCTGTCCGCCTCTTCTGCGGCGGATGTGATCATCTTCGCCATGGATGAGAACCTTCGTCCGTGGTATCATCAGCTTGCCCGGGCCATGCGGAACGCGGGACTGCGGGTGGATGAATACCTTCTGGAAAACAAGAAGATCGGCGCCCAATTCAAATACGCCGAACAGCAGCGCATTCCGTACGCCTTGATCTGCGGCTCCAACGAGCATGACGCGGACAAGGTGACGCTGAAAAACCTGCTCGACCGTGAAAACAAACAAATGATCAGTCTCGAGGAAGCGATCGAGACGATCCGTAAAGGAAGTTGA
- a CDS encoding poly(A) polymerase: protein MLVRYKQDEKGRSVAFANIYTPNEHHINPALVDRDAAWAVRKLQQSGAEAYLVGGAVRDLLLGLIPKDFDITTSASPRQIQRLFYNARIIGRRFKLVHLIFGEKIIECSTFRSGEEAEDGSNNVFGSVDQDAKRRDFTINSLYYNPTNGQLLDFNHAMEDFKKRRIRSIIPLDDSFTEDPVRMIRAVKYSVTTGFRLQWDVRRAIHRYSGELARTSTSRLTEEVNKILASGRCTDIFLALEKYNLLVYMLPCFSVYCKFEKEKQSLRELDRLVGLAKQGKGPEVSLADQIRYLVAPLIVYQDENQSGSDRFHETYRQIKVLLSPMTPPNYEIEKASAQLLSDHGFKVPRTYGGRQKRAPNLSPPQNISTGKRRGEKKTLWRSAWESSGPRCCAEPGGADQRRSARSVISPTPRFRWRRTRRKSNCIFPDCPRCIPEVR from the coding sequence ATGCTGGTCAGATATAAACAGGATGAAAAGGGTAGAAGCGTAGCCTTCGCCAATATTTACACGCCGAACGAACACCACATCAATCCGGCGCTGGTCGACAGGGATGCGGCGTGGGCGGTGCGCAAGCTCCAGCAAAGCGGAGCGGAAGCGTACTTGGTCGGAGGCGCGGTGAGGGACCTGTTGCTTGGCCTGATCCCCAAGGATTTCGACATCACCACCAGCGCGTCCCCCCGGCAGATCCAGCGGCTTTTTTACAACGCCCGGATCATCGGCCGGCGATTCAAGCTGGTCCATCTGATCTTCGGCGAGAAGATCATCGAGTGCTCTACGTTCCGTTCCGGCGAAGAGGCGGAGGATGGGTCGAACAATGTGTTCGGTTCGGTGGACCAGGATGCCAAACGGCGGGATTTCACCATCAATTCGCTGTACTACAACCCCACCAATGGACAACTGTTGGATTTCAACCACGCCATGGAGGATTTCAAAAAGCGCAGGATCCGATCGATCATCCCGTTGGATGATTCGTTCACCGAAGATCCCGTGCGGATGATCCGTGCCGTGAAGTATTCGGTTACTACTGGATTCCGTCTGCAGTGGGACGTACGTCGCGCCATACACCGCTACAGCGGAGAACTTGCCCGTACCTCTACTTCCCGCCTGACGGAGGAAGTGAACAAGATTCTGGCCAGTGGCCGGTGCACGGACATATTCCTCGCCCTTGAGAAGTACAACCTGCTGGTCTACATGCTTCCCTGTTTCAGCGTCTACTGTAAGTTTGAGAAGGAAAAGCAGAGTCTCAGGGAGCTTGACCGTCTGGTGGGACTTGCCAAACAAGGCAAAGGTCCGGAGGTCAGCCTTGCCGACCAGATCCGGTATCTCGTCGCCCCTTTGATCGTCTACCAGGATGAGAACCAGAGTGGTTCTGACCGGTTCCATGAGACATACCGGCAGATCAAAGTGTTGCTCAGCCCGATGACGCCTCCCAACTACGAGATTGAGAAGGCAAGCGCCCAACTGCTCTCCGACCATGGATTCAAAGTGCCCCGTACCTACGGAGGCAGACAGAAGCGCGCCCCGAACCTCTCTCCCCCGCAGAACATCAGCACGGGGAAGAGGAGAGGGGAGAAGAAGACGCTCTGGCGCTCCGCATGGGAAAGCTCCGGCCCCCGTTGTTGTGCAGAGCCAGGTGGCGCGGACCAGCGCCGAAGCGCACGATCTGTGATCAGCCCCACTCCTCGATTTCGATGGAGACGGACGCGACGAAAATCGAACTGTATTTTTCCAGACTGTCCGCGATGTATTCCTGAAGTTCGGTGA
- the rsxC gene encoding electron transport complex subunit RsxC: MRTPTFSKGGVHPKDMKQISKDKPIEPLPMPAELLVSLSQHLGAPAKATKAKGDTVTRGEKIGVAAGFISADVHSPVSGKITDIRPVVLSSGVVCDAYVIQPDPQQPDWPTERHDWRAQTPEELLGEVKDYGIVGMGGATFPTHVKLSIPKDKSVDALVVNGVECEPYLTADYRLALEQGKEVLEGAQIAAKITRAKRIIVGVEANKPDVVASLKEIVANNNLPIEVVMLKMKYPQGDEKQLLKSLINREIPSGKLPLDVGAVVCNMGTCKAMFDAIVLHKPLVERIITITGECIKEPKNILAPIGTKISDLLAFCGGFSTQPDKMICGGPMMGFAFSNLDTPICKGSSGIVALPKQKQYRQTPCLNCGKCVASCPIGLEPARLYRYITHGDYALAMANSLMDCKECGCCAYSCPAQLPLVQAFKTGKKLGRKKK, from the coding sequence ATGAGAACACCTACGTTCAGCAAAGGTGGCGTGCATCCCAAGGACATGAAGCAGATCAGCAAGGACAAGCCGATCGAACCGCTTCCTATGCCTGCCGAGTTGCTCGTCTCCTTGTCCCAGCATCTTGGCGCGCCGGCAAAAGCCACCAAGGCCAAAGGTGACACCGTCACCCGCGGGGAAAAGATCGGGGTCGCCGCTGGCTTCATCAGCGCCGATGTGCATAGTCCGGTAAGCGGGAAGATCACCGATATCCGGCCTGTCGTGCTGTCCAGTGGCGTCGTCTGTGACGCGTATGTGATCCAACCGGATCCCCAACAACCGGACTGGCCGACCGAGCGGCATGACTGGAGGGCACAGACTCCGGAGGAACTGCTTGGTGAAGTAAAGGATTACGGAATCGTCGGGATGGGAGGGGCTACGTTCCCAACCCACGTGAAGCTTTCCATTCCCAAAGACAAGAGCGTCGACGCCCTTGTGGTCAACGGGGTGGAATGCGAACCGTACCTAACCGCAGATTACCGCTTGGCGCTGGAACAGGGGAAAGAGGTGCTTGAGGGCGCTCAGATCGCCGCAAAGATCACCCGCGCGAAACGCATCATCGTCGGCGTCGAGGCCAACAAGCCGGATGTCGTCGCGAGCCTGAAAGAAATCGTCGCCAACAACAACCTGCCCATTGAGGTGGTCATGTTGAAGATGAAGTACCCCCAAGGTGATGAAAAACAGCTGCTCAAGTCGTTGATCAACCGGGAAATTCCTTCCGGGAAACTCCCGTTGGACGTGGGTGCCGTGGTATGTAACATGGGTACCTGCAAGGCGATGTTCGATGCCATCGTGCTGCACAAGCCGCTGGTGGAACGGATCATCACCATCACCGGGGAATGCATCAAGGAGCCGAAAAACATCCTGGCTCCCATCGGAACGAAGATCAGTGATCTGCTGGCGTTCTGCGGAGGGTTCTCCACCCAGCCGGACAAGATGATCTGCGGAGGCCCGATGATGGGGTTCGCGTTCAGCAATCTGGACACCCCGATCTGCAAGGGTTCCAGCGGTATCGTGGCGCTTCCCAAACAGAAGCAATACCGGCAGACGCCGTGTCTGAACTGTGGAAAATGTGTCGCTTCCTGCCCGATAGGACTGGAGCCGGCCAGACTGTACCGGTATATCACCCATGGTGATTATGCCCTTGCCATGGCAAACAGCCTGATGGACTGCAAGGAGTGCGGATGCTGCGCCTACAGTTGTCCCGCGCAACTGCCGTTGGTGCAGGCATTCAAGACCGGCAAGAAACTGGGGAGGAAAAAGAAATGA
- a CDS encoding RnfABCDGE type electron transport complex subunit D — protein MMQNPTLTVSTSPHVHAKCDTATIMWMVSAALAPSALWGVYAFGVRALVVLLVSIASSMLAELLVNLKKHEHTLWDGSAFVTGLLVGMNMSPIVPLFIPIIASFFAILVVKWTFGGLGANWANPALGGRVFVFFSFTSQMSTFVLPNSLQKVLDHMSDTVSGASKLVDTLSSATPLSYLKAHITQNAGSIATLGDGSYPVTDFAKQIGTALHINPYAVDSFFGNVGGCIGEVSTILLIAGGIFLLCTKVITWHIPVSYLASTALFTWMFGGIPTGQGMFHGEIFLPLVSGGLMLGAIFMATDYVTSPITHKGQLLFGLGCGFFTFLFRTFGSMSEAVSVAILFMNILTPTIDRYITNRKFGEVVKTSKEAAK, from the coding sequence ATGATGCAGAATCCTACGCTGACGGTTTCCACGTCTCCGCATGTCCATGCGAAGTGTGATACCGCCACCATCATGTGGATGGTAAGCGCCGCTCTGGCGCCCAGCGCGCTCTGGGGTGTCTATGCCTTTGGCGTGCGGGCTCTGGTGGTGCTTCTTGTCTCCATCGCGTCCTCGATGCTCGCCGAACTCCTGGTCAACCTGAAGAAACATGAGCATACGTTGTGGGATGGTTCGGCGTTCGTCACCGGACTGTTGGTCGGAATGAACATGAGCCCGATCGTCCCGTTGTTCATACCGATCATCGCCAGTTTCTTCGCCATTCTGGTCGTCAAATGGACGTTTGGCGGACTTGGCGCCAACTGGGCCAATCCAGCTCTGGGCGGACGGGTGTTCGTGTTCTTCAGCTTCACCAGCCAGATGAGCACGTTTGTATTACCCAATTCGTTGCAGAAAGTGCTGGATCATATGAGTGATACCGTCTCAGGAGCGTCCAAACTGGTGGACACCCTCTCTTCCGCCACGCCGCTTTCCTATCTGAAAGCGCATATCACCCAGAATGCGGGTAGCATCGCCACGTTGGGGGATGGCAGTTATCCGGTCACCGATTTCGCAAAGCAGATCGGAACGGCGCTGCACATCAACCCGTACGCTGTCGATTCCTTCTTCGGGAACGTCGGAGGATGCATCGGTGAGGTTTCCACCATCCTGCTGATCGCAGGCGGCATCTTCCTGTTGTGCACCAAGGTGATCACCTGGCATATCCCGGTATCCTACCTTGCGTCCACCGCGTTGTTCACCTGGATGTTCGGAGGGATCCCCACCGGACAGGGAATGTTCCACGGCGAAATCTTCCTGCCGTTGGTGTCCGGCGGCCTGATGCTCGGCGCCATCTTCATGGCGACCGACTACGTGACCAGCCCGATCACCCACAAAGGACAGTTGCTGTTTGGCTTGGGATGCGGGTTCTTCACCTTCCTGTTCCGGACCTTCGGTTCCATGTCCGAAGCGGTTTCCGTCGCCATCCTGTTCATGAACATTTTGACACCGACCATTGACCGGTACATCACCAACAGAAAATTTGGTGAGGTGGTCAAGACTTCCAAGGAGGCGGCGAAATGA
- a CDS encoding FMN-binding protein, translating into MTKNARYTLILFSICAVCALVLAVANSIFSPIIARHQQEATQAALSPLAGGYTVGAYTTVEGNETVSGEYLLTDGKNTIGYILSLNGQGYGGAFTMLASYRTSGEIIAAKMMTNNETPGVGKKSEEDWYMTKFVGTGTTSKPVPTSKSSLSKEDSDAVSGASVTFRGVSTTLAKGAAYVQAKGSAT; encoded by the coding sequence ATGACCAAGAACGCACGTTACACGTTGATTCTGTTCAGCATTTGCGCCGTCTGCGCATTGGTGCTTGCCGTTGCGAACAGCATCTTCAGCCCGATCATCGCCCGGCACCAGCAGGAAGCGACCCAAGCGGCGCTTTCCCCACTGGCGGGCGGATACACCGTAGGCGCATACACCACGGTGGAAGGGAATGAGACGGTAAGCGGTGAATACCTGCTTACTGATGGCAAGAACACCATCGGATATATTCTTAGCCTGAACGGACAAGGCTATGGTGGCGCGTTCACCATGCTTGCTTCCTATCGTACCTCCGGCGAGATCATCGCGGCCAAGATGATGACCAACAATGAGACGCCGGGAGTAGGGAAGAAGAGTGAGGAAGACTGGTATATGACGAAATTTGTCGGCACCGGTACGACAAGCAAGCCGGTTCCGACATCCAAGAGCTCGCTGTCCAAGGAGGACAGTGATGCGGTCAGCGGCGCGTCCGTCACCTTCCGAGGGGTCAGCACGACGCTTGCCAAAGGAGCGGCCTATGTCCAGGCCAAAGGAAGCGCAACATGA
- the rsxE gene encoding electron transport complex subunit RsxE: protein MSEQELSCHTMNMEMPMDQGNGTEAKGKAGKIKEFTKGFLKENPTFIIVLGLCPTLSVSTQVSNGLGMGLAATFVLFFSNVIISSLRKVIPDSIHIPAYIVIISTLVTLIQMYLQAYMPALDEALGVYLPLIVVNCIILGRAEAFAKYNTVEDSALDGLGMGLGLTMNLVLISLIREVLGHGTITLFATKNWDGVIHVPLFGKYPVSVMVASAGALLLMGYLMPLFKALVDKVEAKK from the coding sequence ATGAGTGAACAAGAACTTTCCTGTCATACGATGAATATGGAAATGCCGATGGATCAGGGAAACGGCACAGAGGCAAAAGGGAAGGCGGGCAAAATCAAGGAATTCACCAAAGGATTCCTGAAAGAGAACCCGACGTTCATCATCGTGCTCGGTCTCTGCCCGACGCTTTCCGTCTCCACACAGGTTTCCAATGGTTTGGGAATGGGACTTGCGGCGACGTTCGTCCTGTTCTTCTCCAACGTCATCATCAGCAGTTTGCGGAAGGTGATTCCTGACAGCATCCATATTCCCGCCTACATCGTGATCATCAGCACGTTGGTGACGTTGATCCAGATGTACCTGCAGGCGTACATGCCGGCGCTGGATGAAGCTCTCGGTGTGTATCTTCCGTTGATCGTTGTCAACTGCATCATTTTGGGACGCGCCGAAGCGTTCGCCAAGTACAATACCGTAGAGGACAGCGCACTGGACGGACTTGGGATGGGGCTTGGACTTACGATGAACCTGGTGTTGATCAGCTTGATCCGTGAGGTTCTTGGCCATGGCACCATCACGCTGTTCGCCACGAAGAATTGGGATGGCGTGATCCATGTTCCTTTGTTCGGAAAATATCCGGTGTCAGTCATGGTGGCTTCCGCCGGCGCATTGCTTCTGATGGGATATCTGATGCCGTTGTTCAAAGCGCTTGTTGACAAGGTGGAGGCGAAGAAATGA
- the rsxA gene encoding electron transport complex subunit RsxA: MTILAILIFYIFINNWILVKFLGLCPFIGVSKNSENALGMGMALTFVTAITSVLTWAVYHGLLVPFHLEYLETLAFILVIASTVQFVEMVIRKISPPLYKALGIYLPLITTNCVVLGIALINIDQKFNALESFFAGLASGLGFTLAIILMSNIRERLDYKPVPGSFRGMPIAFISAGLMALAFKGFDASMLTNLHLPALS, from the coding sequence ATGACCATTCTTGCGATTCTGATTTTCTACATTTTCATCAATAACTGGATTTTGGTGAAGTTCCTCGGCCTCTGCCCGTTCATCGGTGTTTCCAAAAACAGCGAGAACGCGTTGGGCATGGGAATGGCGCTGACGTTCGTTACGGCAATCACCTCCGTGCTCACATGGGCAGTGTACCACGGTCTGCTCGTTCCGTTCCATCTGGAATACCTGGAGACACTGGCCTTCATCCTGGTGATCGCCTCGACGGTGCAGTTCGTCGAGATGGTCATCCGGAAGATCAGCCCTCCGCTGTACAAAGCGCTTGGGATTTACCTGCCGTTGATCACCACCAACTGTGTGGTTCTGGGTATCGCTTTGATCAACATTGACCAGAAGTTCAACGCGTTGGAGAGTTTCTTCGCAGGGTTGGCTTCCGGGCTTGGCTTCACTCTTGCCATCATCCTGATGAGCAACATCCGTGAGCGGCTGGACTACAAACCGGTTCCTGGTTCGTTCCGTGGCATGCCGATCGCCTTTATCTCCGCCGGTCTGATGGCTTTGGCGTTCAAAGGGTTCGACGCGTCGATGCTGACCAACCTGCACCTGCCGGCGCTTTCCTGA
- a CDS encoding RnfABCDGE type electron transport complex subunit B, whose amino-acid sequence MAIVSAVIVVAGLGALFGYLLSWAEKKLAIQKNEKEVQLEAVMPGANCGGCGFAGCNAYADAVARGEAEIGLCIPGGAATAAKMAEIMGTNAPVEGDNRRKVAHVFCKGDCNVTGKEYLYKGLDDCNSAALLFGGDNQCKSGCLHLGSCIKVCPVGAISKNKEGHIVVDEAKCISCEKCVKVCPTGVIRMLYEDSEYVVDCSNHETGAVVRKKCSVGCIGCKICQVKFPESGFTVDNFLSSFDQTKPHAQAEDAKNACPVKVISKR is encoded by the coding sequence ATGGCTATTGTCAGTGCGGTAATTGTCGTCGCCGGTCTCGGCGCGTTGTTTGGATATCTTCTTTCCTGGGCGGAGAAAAAACTTGCCATCCAGAAGAACGAGAAGGAAGTGCAGCTGGAAGCGGTCATGCCCGGCGCAAACTGTGGTGGATGTGGCTTTGCCGGATGCAACGCCTATGCCGACGCCGTGGCGCGAGGCGAGGCGGAGATCGGCCTGTGCATTCCTGGTGGCGCGGCAACGGCCGCCAAGATGGCGGAGATCATGGGCACCAACGCTCCGGTGGAAGGGGATAATCGCCGAAAGGTCGCCCATGTGTTCTGCAAAGGGGACTGCAACGTCACCGGCAAGGAATACCTGTACAAGGGATTGGATGACTGCAACAGCGCAGCTCTTCTGTTTGGCGGTGACAACCAATGTAAGAGTGGATGCCTCCATCTGGGTTCCTGCATCAAGGTGTGTCCCGTTGGGGCCATCTCCAAAAACAAGGAAGGACACATCGTGGTGGATGAGGCCAAATGCATTTCCTGCGAGAAGTGTGTGAAGGTATGTCCGACCGGTGTCATCCGGATGCTGTATGAAGACAGTGAGTATGTGGTGGATTGCTCCAACCATGAGACGGGAGCGGTGGTCAGGAAAAAGTGTTCCGTCGGATGCATCGGGTGCAAGATCTGCCAGGTGAAATTCCCGGAATCCGGGTTCACCGTGGACAACTTCCTTTCTTCTTTCGACCAGACCAAACCTCATGCGCAGGCGGAAGACGCAAAGAACGCTTGTCCGGTGAAGGTCATTTCCAAACGGTAA
- the prfB gene encoding peptide chain release factor 2 (programmed frameshift): protein MFLQNKAMFETIKEEAHNEWRRLEDAHVLDKITQMEASTNVPHFWDDQNAANKTFAQIADLKESYYPWKELVEKVDETAELIDLYATEPDDPAVQGEVDKTIVELNEEFEKLKLKTLLSEKFDKNNCFLSIHAGAGGTEACDWASMLERMYLRYCERNGFKAEVLDEQEDEEGGGIRSCTIKVSGEYAFGYLKGEAGVHRLVRISPFDAAKRRHTSFTSVYASPEIDDDVTIELKPEDYRLDTYRAGGHGGQNVNKVSSAVRITHFATGIVVQCQNERSQLMNKAMAFKMLRSRLYDYYEAKRQEEHAKNAIVKKDIAWGSQIRSYVFQPYQMVKDHRTGFETGNIQSVMDGDIEPFIESYLSWRKDQEAAP from the exons ATGTTCCTGCAGAATAAAGCCATGTTCGAAACGATCAAAGAAGAAGCCCACAACGAATGGAGGCGTCTT GAGGACGCCCACGTATTGGACAAGATCACCCAGATGGAGGCGTCGACCAACGTCCCGCATTTCTGGGACGACCAGAACGCGGCGAACAAGACGTTCGCCCAGATCGCTGATCTGAAGGAATCCTACTATCCGTGGAAGGAACTGGTGGAGAAAGTCGACGAAACCGCCGAGTTGATCGACCTGTACGCAACCGAACCGGATGATCCCGCCGTACAGGGGGAAGTGGACAAGACGATCGTTGAGCTGAACGAGGAATTCGAAAAACTCAAACTGAAAACCCTTCTGTCCGAGAAGTTTGACAAAAACAACTGCTTCCTTTCCATTCATGCAGGAGCCGGTGGCACGGAGGCGTGCGACTGGGCTTCCATGCTGGAGAGGATGTATCTCCGCTACTGCGAACGCAATGGGTTCAAGGCGGAAGTGCTGGATGAACAGGAAGATGAGGAAGGAGGCGGAATCCGCAGCTGCACCATCAAGGTCAGCGGGGAATACGCGTTCGGATATCTGAAAGGGGAGGCTGGCGTCCATCGTCTGGTACGGATCTCTCCGTTCGATGCCGCAAAGCGTCGCCACACATCCTTCACGTCGGTGTATGCCTCTCCTGAGATCGATGACGACGTGACGATCGAACTGAAACCGGAAGATTACCGCTTGGATACCTATCGGGCTGGTGGCCATGGCGGACAAAACGTCAACAAGGTTTCCAGTGCGGTGCGCATCACCCACTTCGCCACCGGCATCGTCGTCCAATGCCAGAACGAACGAAGCCAGTTGATGAACAAGGCGATGGCGTTCAAGATGCTGCGTTCCCGTCTGTATGATTATTATGAGGCGAAGCGTCAGGAAGAGCACGCGAAGAACGCGATCGTGAAAAAAGACATCGCCTGGGGAAGCCAGATCCGTAGCTATGTTTTCCAGCCGTACCAGATGGTCAAAGACCATCGCACCGGCTTTGAGACGGGCAACATCCAGTCAGTGATGGATGGGGACATCGAACCGTTCATCGAAAGCTATCTGTCCTGGAGAAAGGACCAGGAGGCGGCGCCTTGA
- a CDS encoding PEGA domain-containing protein, translating into MRRRSLVVCAILCACQLLGAVDYQIALVNLGDQTASFFPVFASLAQTVLTGQKGPEDQDYRNLLARQSTEQVQWEAVKTAYASENVWEDANKQQDSTPPAQESRPIVVQEVDADEAAKAIFRAGEYRWFCDAYGYDRILFASQQAIGDHLRLVITSYRRATDTTSTLFDGLSFQDDFQDVKGTIALSMVKEVLGFPAGVLVFNDRPVSSLFVSLDGGPQHTAGELMVVPPGSHQITISAYGYQEKNVTVQVDEGAVVTVDASLTQLVVPAISLVSLDGNVQWFVNGEPSGTSSSLLLTDSQLPLLLVARKDGYLASARQLSHPERLLSFELKPSWWGDEKLLSGRQKAFYQSFVALVCSVGLTLMYPTLYGAYGNGSALPEGLHVALEGASAIAGLMLLRTAIVYTGGILAF; encoded by the coding sequence TTGAGGCGAAGGAGTTTGGTCGTCTGCGCGATTCTGTGCGCCTGTCAACTGCTCGGCGCAGTAGACTATCAGATCGCGCTGGTGAATCTTGGTGACCAAACAGCTTCGTTTTTCCCCGTATTTGCCTCCCTCGCCCAAACGGTGCTTACCGGCCAAAAAGGTCCGGAAGACCAAGACTATCGCAATCTTCTGGCCCGACAGTCGACAGAGCAAGTCCAATGGGAAGCGGTGAAAACCGCCTATGCTTCTGAAAACGTGTGGGAAGATGCGAACAAGCAACAGGATTCCACGCCACCAGCGCAGGAAAGCCGTCCCATCGTGGTTCAGGAAGTGGATGCGGATGAAGCGGCCAAAGCGATTTTCAGAGCAGGGGAGTACCGTTGGTTTTGTGACGCCTATGGGTATGACCGGATTCTTTTCGCATCCCAGCAAGCGATCGGAGACCATCTTCGGTTGGTCATCACATCGTACCGGCGCGCCACCGATACAACCTCCACCTTGTTCGACGGCCTTTCCTTCCAGGATGATTTCCAGGATGTGAAAGGAACGATCGCCTTGTCGATGGTCAAGGAAGTCCTCGGGTTTCCCGCCGGCGTGCTTGTGTTCAATGATCGGCCTGTCTCCTCGCTTTTCGTGTCCTTGGATGGAGGACCCCAGCACACCGCAGGCGAGTTGATGGTGGTTCCTCCCGGCTCCCACCAGATAACGATTTCCGCCTACGGCTATCAGGAGAAGAACGTGACGGTGCAGGTGGACGAAGGTGCGGTGGTGACGGTGGACGCGTCACTCACCCAGCTGGTCGTTCCTGCAATCTCCCTGGTGTCGTTGGACGGAAATGTCCAATGGTTCGTCAATGGGGAGCCAAGCGGCACCTCATCTTCTCTTTTACTTACCGACAGCCAGCTTCCGCTTCTGTTGGTCGCGCGCAAGGATGGATACCTGGCATCTGCCCGGCAGCTTTCCCATCCGGAACGCCTTCTCTCCTTTGAGCTCAAACCTTCCTGGTGGGGGGATGAGAAGCTTCTTTCCGGCCGGCAGAAGGCATTTTACCAAAGCTTTGTCGCGTTGGTCTGTTCGGTAGGCCTTACGTTGATGTATCCTACTTTGTATGGGGCGTATGGAAACGGTTCGGCGTTGCCGGAAGGGTTGCATGTCGCCTTGGAAGGGGCCAGTGCCATCGCGGGATTGATGCTTCTTCGTACCGCAATCGTGTATACTGGTGGAATACTTGCGTTTTGA